In Epilithonimonas zeae, the DNA window CAGAATGCTGAATGATAAACATTGGTTCAGTGACGTGGTTGCCGGAGCAGGAATTGGGATTTTGTCGACAGAAGCTTCTTATTGGTTGTATCCAAAAATAAACAAGTTATTATCCGGAAAAAATAAAAATTCTTCAGTAATGATGATGCCTTTCTATCAGAATAAAACAGCGGGAATTGGATTGGTGAAAAATTTTTGAAGCTGATTTGGCAAAATACTTGCTTTTAAAAATATAAGTAGGGGGATGCTTCGTTGGTCTTCCTACTTTTTTTTATTAAAAAAAGACATAATTAGATTCAAATTATAAATAAAAAGAGCTATCAAATGATAGCTCTCTCTTTTTTAATTGGAAATTAAATTATTCCTTCAAAACTCGTTCAGTAACTTTATTATTATTCACAGTTCCTGTAACAATATAATTACCTTTTGGCAAATCTGCGATACTCACTTTTGCACCAGCTTTAACATTAGCCTTTTTTACAAGCTGTCCGGACATTGTAAAGAACTGAACATCCTGAACATCAGAACTGAAATAAACTTCGTTATTTTTCACCAATGTATTTCTAATGAATGCTGATTTAGAACCGTTAATATCGCCAACTGCTAAAGTCTGACCACTACCCTGAGGCGTTGGAAGCCCAGCGGTAAAATCTATATTGTTATTATTAGTATCTGTTCCATTTGCATTTCTTGAGATAGATAATACAAGCAATGGTGACGGTGCAGCTCCATTGCCTTCAAATTGATTTGCCAGACCATATCCTACGAAGTCAATAACATTAGACGCTGTAGGCCCCGTGACACGGACATTATTGGTTGCCAAGGCCACTTTTCCTGAAGCTAATCCCAATTGGAGACCAACACCCGCTACAGGACCGGAACCATCTAAATTAAGAACCACATCTACAATCAGATTCACGCCAATAAGACCGTCACCTGCAGTTCCCTCAGAACCTTGCTGAATTAAATAGGTTTGACCGGGTGCCAAAGTAATACTTGGAAGATTATGATATTGTGTAAACTGACCAGAAAAAGCCCCATATTGAATAGTTGCTCCAGTAAGAGAAGCCGTAGAAGATCCAATATTTTTCAATTCAATAAAATCAGTACGAAACAAGGCGTTAAGAAGCCCACCTGCTGTATAAATTTCGTTGATAACAATCTGCGCATTAAAAAATGCCACTGAGGACACAAGTCCAACAAATGTAAAAAACTTTTTCATAATAATTTATTTTAGTGATTTAAATATAATTTACAATTATAATACCAAAATAAAATCGATTATTTACATTATGATTACGAATATCATAATTATTAATAAAAATTAAAGCAGAATAATATTAGCTTTTTAACCATTTTTTAGCGTGAATTTATTTTTTTGTTGGAAGATTGAAATTAACTGTTGAAAAAAGGCAATAAAAAACCCTAAGACATTCTAAGCAAATGAATTAGGGTTTTGGAGGTGCCTAGCGGATTCGAACCGCTGTAGATGGTGTTGCAGACCACTGCCTAGCCGCTCGGCCAAAGCACCATTTTGTTTGGTTTGCAAATTTAG includes these proteins:
- a CDS encoding lamin tail domain-containing protein; amino-acid sequence: MKKFFTFVGLVSSVAFFNAQIVINEIYTAGGLLNALFRTDFIELKNIGSSTASLTGATIQYGAFSGQFTQYHNLPSITLAPGQTYLIQQGSEGTAGDGLIGVNLIVDVVLNLDGSGPVAGVGLQLGLASGKVALATNNVRVTGPTASNVIDFVGYGLANQFEGNGAAPSPLLVLSISRNANGTDTNNNNIDFTAGLPTPQGSGQTLAVGDINGSKSAFIRNTLVKNNEVYFSSDVQDVQFFTMSGQLVKKANVKAGAKVSIADLPKGNYIVTGTVNNNKVTERVLKE